One stretch of Burkholderia pyrrocinia DNA includes these proteins:
- a CDS encoding NAD(P)/FAD-dependent oxidoreductase — MSERKPAPAWPDSQWPDSLWAATAAPAPDTPALDASASCDVAIVGAGFTGLSTALHLAERGANVRVIDGAQPGWGASGRNGGQVIPGLKYDPDELIRRFGDEAGEQLAGVVGGAADTVFDLIARHAIDCDARRHGWIQPAPTAAMLDTVARRAQQWAARGAPVEVLGRDDVARRLGTHAYAGGWIDRRAGSVQPLSYTRGLVRAAQASGAVVHGLTRAAGLTRADGRWQIATAGGATLSADRVVIATNGYTDGLWPGLRQSVIAANSFIVATQPLAPDLGRDILAGGEVASDARRLLLYFRRDSAGRLLMGGRGPFAEPRATSDWRHLERATTLLYPQLKGIRFEYRWAGRVAITADFMPHVHEPAPGVTIALGYNGRGIAMATTLGKHLAAHLSDDAQLPLPFRATPIRPIPFHGLQRFYIAAGVAWYRLLDSLS, encoded by the coding sequence ATGAGCGAAAGGAAACCGGCACCTGCATGGCCAGACTCACAGTGGCCGGATTCGCTGTGGGCGGCGACGGCCGCGCCAGCGCCTGACACCCCCGCGCTCGATGCGTCCGCGTCGTGCGACGTGGCGATCGTCGGTGCCGGCTTCACGGGTCTGTCGACCGCGCTCCACCTGGCCGAACGCGGTGCGAACGTGCGCGTGATCGACGGCGCGCAGCCGGGCTGGGGGGCGTCGGGCCGCAACGGCGGGCAAGTGATCCCCGGGCTGAAATACGACCCCGACGAACTGATTCGCCGGTTCGGCGACGAGGCCGGCGAGCAGCTTGCCGGCGTGGTCGGCGGCGCGGCCGACACGGTGTTCGACCTGATCGCGCGGCACGCGATCGACTGCGATGCGCGTCGCCATGGCTGGATCCAGCCGGCGCCGACCGCCGCGATGCTCGATACGGTCGCGCGCCGTGCGCAGCAGTGGGCCGCGCGCGGCGCACCGGTCGAAGTGCTCGGCCGCGACGACGTCGCTCGGCGGCTCGGCACGCACGCCTACGCGGGCGGCTGGATCGATCGCCGCGCAGGCAGCGTGCAGCCGCTCAGCTATACGCGCGGCCTCGTGCGCGCCGCGCAGGCGAGCGGGGCGGTCGTGCACGGGCTGACGCGCGCCGCAGGGCTGACGCGTGCCGACGGCCGTTGGCAGATCGCGACGGCAGGCGGCGCGACGCTGTCGGCGGATCGCGTCGTGATCGCGACCAACGGCTACACGGACGGGCTGTGGCCCGGCTTGCGCCAGTCGGTGATCGCCGCGAACAGTTTCATCGTCGCTACGCAGCCGCTCGCGCCGGATCTCGGTCGCGACATTCTCGCCGGCGGCGAGGTCGCATCGGATGCGCGGCGCCTGCTGCTGTATTTCCGCCGCGACTCGGCCGGCCGCCTGCTGATGGGCGGCCGCGGCCCGTTCGCGGAACCGCGCGCGACGAGCGACTGGCGCCATCTGGAGCGCGCGACGACGCTGCTGTATCCGCAGCTGAAGGGCATCCGGTTCGAATACCGCTGGGCTGGGCGCGTCGCGATCACCGCGGATTTCATGCCGCACGTGCACGAGCCCGCGCCGGGCGTGACGATCGCGCTCGGCTACAACGGCCGCGGCATCGCGATGGCGACGACGCTCGGCAAGCATCTGGCCGCGCACCTGTCCGACGATGCGCAACTGCCGCTGCCGTTCCGGGCCACGCCGATCCGGCCGATTCCGTTTCACGGGCTGCAGCGCTTCTACATCGCGGCCGGGGTGGCCTGGTATCGGCTGCTCGACAGCCTTTCCTGA
- a CDS encoding amino acid ABC transporter ATP-binding protein, with amino-acid sequence MIRIDSIHKRFQQHAVLKGVSLDVRQGEVVCLIGPSGSGKSTVLRCINGFETYDEGSITIDGVKVDAHSTRIHELRMRVGMVFQRFNLFAHRTALENVMEGPVHVRRMPAAQAREQARALLDKVGLAHRMNAYPSELSGGQQQRVAIARALAMEPQAILFDEPTSALDPELVGEVLGVMRGLARDGMTMVVVTHEMGFAREVADRVCFLHDGTICESGPARDVLTQPTHPRTQEFLRRLLASDGAANPDRT; translated from the coding sequence ATGATCCGGATCGATTCGATACACAAGCGCTTCCAGCAGCACGCGGTGCTGAAGGGCGTGAGTCTCGACGTGCGGCAGGGCGAGGTCGTGTGCCTGATCGGGCCGTCCGGCTCGGGCAAATCGACCGTGCTGCGCTGTATCAACGGCTTCGAGACCTACGACGAAGGTTCGATCACGATCGACGGCGTGAAGGTCGATGCGCATTCGACGCGTATCCACGAACTGCGGATGCGGGTTGGCATGGTGTTCCAGCGCTTCAACCTGTTCGCGCACCGCACGGCGCTCGAGAACGTGATGGAAGGCCCCGTGCACGTGCGGCGGATGCCGGCCGCGCAGGCGCGCGAGCAGGCCCGCGCGCTGCTCGACAAGGTCGGGCTCGCGCACCGGATGAATGCGTACCCGTCCGAGCTGTCGGGCGGCCAGCAGCAGCGCGTCGCGATCGCACGCGCGCTGGCGATGGAGCCGCAGGCGATCCTGTTCGACGAGCCGACGTCGGCGCTCGACCCCGAACTCGTCGGCGAAGTGCTCGGCGTAATGCGCGGGCTCGCGCGCGACGGAATGACCATGGTGGTCGTCACGCACGAGATGGGATTCGCGCGCGAGGTGGCCGATCGCGTGTGCTTCCTGCACGACGGCACCATCTGCGAAAGCGGGCCAGCACGCGACGTGCTCACGCAGCCGACGCATCCGCGCACGCAGGAATTCCTGCGCCGCCTGCTGGCGTCGGACGGCGCCGCCAACCCGGATCGAACATGA
- a CDS encoding class I SAM-dependent methyltransferase, with the protein MTDPNEPPGRRAYASFAQRYADIAPTKAHNALYERPATMALLGDVDGLTVLDAGCGPGICSEHLARHGATVHAFDVTPEMVALARTRCAGLAVEVAEGDLSVPLDWLPDGRFDKVLCSLAFDYVRDLEAPLREFRRVARPGATLVFSMAHPMRDWMDERTRGEGTYFDTSRFGFHWSGFGEPKPYVEAWRRPLADILNAVADSGWRLDRFVEPKPLPEMKAASERLHAELSLAPAFLCIRARR; encoded by the coding sequence ATGACCGATCCGAACGAACCACCCGGCCGCCGCGCGTACGCGAGCTTCGCGCAACGCTATGCGGACATCGCGCCGACCAAGGCGCACAACGCGCTGTACGAGCGTCCGGCGACGATGGCGCTGCTCGGCGACGTCGACGGCCTGACGGTGCTCGACGCCGGCTGCGGGCCCGGCATCTGCAGCGAGCACCTCGCTCGCCACGGCGCGACCGTGCATGCATTCGACGTGACGCCGGAGATGGTCGCGCTTGCCCGCACGCGTTGCGCGGGTCTTGCGGTCGAGGTGGCCGAAGGCGACCTGTCGGTGCCGCTTGACTGGCTGCCCGACGGCCGTTTCGACAAGGTGCTGTGTTCGCTGGCGTTCGACTACGTGCGCGACCTCGAAGCGCCGCTGCGCGAATTCCGGCGCGTCGCGCGGCCGGGAGCGACGCTCGTGTTCTCGATGGCGCATCCGATGCGCGACTGGATGGACGAACGCACGCGCGGCGAGGGCACGTATTTCGACACGTCCCGGTTCGGCTTTCACTGGTCGGGCTTCGGCGAGCCGAAGCCGTATGTCGAGGCCTGGCGGCGGCCGCTCGCCGACATCCTGAACGCGGTGGCCGACAGCGGCTGGCGGCTCGACCGGTTCGTCGAACCCAAGCCGCTGCCGGAGATGAAGGCCGCGTCCGAACGGCTCCATGCGGAGCTGTCGCTGGCGCCGGCCTTCCTTTGCATCCGCGCGCGCCGCTGA
- a CDS encoding cytochrome-c peroxidase, with protein sequence MTARPALPSPDASGTPAPRSPSRLPRRAAFVLGAAVLGYGAFAVAFPARVPAAIGTVVAGWTGANPHPVVLQRPAVQPLSAVAQLGRALFVDPSLSASGKQSCASCHSPDHAYGPPNALDVQPGGLAMTQHGYRPPPSLMYLYRQPNFSIGPDAGENDAAPSVAQQAAAAAGVVKAQKVAGTSTAPQLVPQGGMFWDGRADTLQQQAFGPLLNPVEMANASIDDVAHKLAQSSHRAQFEQLFGVRVFDSPQLAVSEAMFAIARYQVEDPSFHPYNSKYDRWLEGRARLSQAELRGLRLFNDPDKANCAGCHLSKPGKDGLPPMFTDYQYEALGAPRNQQLAQNRNAAFYDLGVCGPFRDDLKDQTQYCGMFLTPTLRNSATRQVFFHNGVFHTLDQVMAFYNERSISPQKFYSRGADGKVDEYDDIPPKYRANVDVTDAPFDRKPGDKPAMTAQDIKDIEAFLGTLNDEPVRH encoded by the coding sequence ATGACAGCTCGCCCCGCGCTCCCGTCTCCCGACGCTTCCGGCACCCCCGCACCGCGTTCCCCTTCCCGCCTGCCGCGCCGCGCGGCGTTCGTGCTCGGCGCGGCCGTGCTCGGCTATGGCGCGTTCGCGGTCGCGTTCCCCGCGCGGGTACCCGCGGCGATCGGCACCGTCGTCGCCGGCTGGACGGGCGCGAATCCGCATCCGGTGGTGCTGCAGCGGCCCGCCGTGCAGCCGCTGTCGGCGGTCGCGCAGCTCGGGCGGGCGCTGTTCGTCGATCCGTCGCTGTCCGCGTCGGGCAAGCAGTCGTGCGCGTCGTGTCACAGCCCCGATCATGCGTACGGGCCGCCGAATGCGCTCGACGTGCAGCCGGGCGGCCTCGCGATGACGCAGCACGGGTATCGCCCGCCGCCGTCGCTGATGTACCTGTACCGCCAGCCGAACTTCAGCATCGGCCCCGATGCCGGTGAGAACGACGCCGCACCGAGTGTCGCGCAGCAGGCCGCGGCGGCCGCCGGCGTCGTCAAGGCGCAGAAGGTGGCCGGCACGTCAACCGCGCCGCAGCTCGTGCCGCAGGGCGGGATGTTCTGGGACGGCCGCGCCGATACGCTGCAGCAGCAGGCGTTCGGCCCGCTGCTGAATCCGGTCGAGATGGCGAATGCGAGCATCGACGACGTCGCGCACAAGCTCGCGCAGTCGTCGCACCGCGCGCAGTTCGAGCAGCTGTTCGGGGTGCGTGTGTTCGACAGCCCGCAGCTCGCGGTGTCGGAAGCGATGTTCGCGATCGCGCGGTATCAGGTCGAGGATCCGTCGTTCCATCCGTACAACAGCAAGTACGACCGCTGGCTCGAAGGCCGCGCGCGCCTGTCGCAGGCCGAGCTGCGCGGGCTGCGCCTGTTCAACGATCCGGACAAGGCGAATTGCGCGGGCTGCCACCTGTCGAAGCCCGGCAAGGACGGGCTGCCGCCGATGTTTACCGACTACCAGTACGAGGCGCTCGGCGCGCCGCGCAACCAGCAGCTTGCGCAGAACCGCAACGCGGCGTTCTACGATCTCGGCGTGTGCGGGCCGTTCCGCGACGACCTGAAGGACCAGACGCAGTATTGCGGGATGTTCCTCACGCCGACGCTGCGCAACTCGGCGACGCGCCAGGTGTTCTTCCACAACGGCGTATTCCACACGCTCGACCAGGTGATGGCGTTCTACAACGAGCGCAGCATCTCGCCGCAGAAGTTCTACTCGCGTGGCGCGGACGGCAAGGTCGACGAGTACGACGACATCCCGCCGAAGTACCGCGCGAACGTCGACGTGACCGATGCGCCGTTCGATCGCAAGCCGGGCGACAAACCCGCGATGACGGCGCAGGATATCAAGGATATCGAAGCGTTCCTCGGCACGCTGAACGACGAGCCGGTGCGGCACTGA